The following are from one region of the Segatella oris genome:
- a CDS encoding MBL fold metallo-hydrolase — translation MKVILLGTGTSQGVPVLGCNCEVCKSSDPRDHRFRTSALIETESTRVLIDCGPDFREQMLLQPFRKIDAVLLTHIHYDHVGGIDDLRPFCKFGDIDIYTDSNVIHGLKHNMPYCFPTNGDLYPGVPRLILHEIKPHERFSVGDIDIVPITVMHDTLPVLGFRMGKLAYITDMKRIEETELSYLAGIEVLVVNGLRWKREHHSHQLIDDAIAFSKVLGVKRVYLIHMTHEIGLHNEAGRLLPHGVEFGYDGETITV, via the coding sequence ATGAAAGTGATTCTTCTGGGCACGGGCACCTCTCAGGGAGTTCCTGTTTTAGGTTGTAATTGCGAAGTATGCAAAAGCAGTGATCCTCGCGATCATCGTTTTCGGACTTCTGCTTTGATAGAAACGGAGTCGACCCGAGTACTGATAGACTGTGGCCCTGACTTCAGGGAGCAAATGCTTTTGCAGCCTTTCAGGAAGATTGATGCCGTTTTACTGACGCATATTCACTATGATCACGTGGGTGGTATTGATGACCTGCGCCCATTTTGTAAATTCGGTGACATTGATATTTATACGGATTCAAATGTCATTCATGGGCTAAAGCATAACATGCCCTATTGTTTTCCCACGAATGGAGACCTCTATCCAGGAGTTCCCAGACTGATTTTGCATGAGATTAAACCGCATGAAAGATTTTCTGTCGGTGATATTGACATTGTTCCCATAACAGTGATGCATGATACATTGCCTGTTCTTGGTTTCAGAATGGGCAAACTTGCTTATATCACAGACATGAAGCGGATAGAAGAAACAGAGCTTTCTTACCTGGCAGGTATAGAGGTGTTGGTTGTCAATGGGTTAAGATGGAAGCGGGAACATCATAGCCACCAACTTATTGATGATGCCATTGCCTTTTCCAAAGTGCTTGGTGTAAAACGGGTTTATCTTATTCACATGACACACGAAATCGGCTTGCATAATGAAGCAGGCCGACTTCTTCCTCATGGTGTTGAATTTGGGTATGACGGTGAAACGATTACCGTTTGA
- the murB gene encoding UDP-N-acetylmuramate dehydrogenase — MKDIRNYSLLEHNTFGIDALCKRFLEYASVNEAKKLVLQLTDDDSPILIIGEGSNLLLQGDYPGTVIHSAVRGIEVKPVENGYLLRCGSGEIFDDVVAYAVSHGYYGMENLSLIPGEVGASAVQNIGAYGAEAKDFIEEIEAVEIATGREVRLANSACEYSYRQSKFKHEWKEKFLITAVTYRLSNVFTPRLDYGNIRTKLAEKKIMQPTAEELRRTIIEIRQEKLPDPKVMGNAGSFFMNPIVDEEKYKQLRMQYPQIPSYQVTEHTYKIPAGWMIEQCGWKGKALGKAGVHDKQALVLVNRGGASGKDIITLCHTIQHDVKERFGIEINPEVNIR; from the coding sequence ATGAAAGATATTAGAAACTATAGTTTGCTGGAGCACAACACTTTTGGTATTGATGCTTTGTGTAAACGTTTTCTGGAATATGCTTCTGTAAACGAAGCAAAAAAATTAGTATTGCAGCTGACAGATGATGACAGTCCGATTTTAATCATAGGAGAGGGAAGCAATCTTCTCTTGCAAGGTGACTATCCCGGAACGGTCATTCATTCTGCCGTGCGTGGTATAGAGGTGAAACCTGTGGAAAATGGTTACTTGCTTCGTTGTGGCTCCGGTGAGATATTCGATGATGTAGTGGCCTATGCTGTTTCCCATGGCTATTATGGTATGGAGAACCTTTCACTTATTCCAGGTGAAGTGGGGGCAAGTGCTGTTCAGAACATCGGGGCATATGGTGCTGAAGCAAAGGATTTCATAGAGGAGATAGAAGCTGTAGAAATAGCAACAGGGAGGGAAGTTAGACTCGCAAACAGTGCGTGTGAATATAGTTATCGGCAAAGTAAATTCAAGCATGAATGGAAAGAAAAGTTTCTGATTACAGCTGTTACTTACCGTCTTTCAAACGTTTTCACTCCCCGATTGGATTATGGGAATATCCGCACCAAGCTTGCTGAAAAGAAAATTATGCAGCCAACGGCAGAGGAGTTGCGCCGTACAATCATTGAAATACGGCAGGAAAAACTCCCCGATCCCAAAGTAATGGGAAATGCCGGCAGCTTCTTTATGAACCCTATTGTGGATGAAGAGAAATATAAACAGTTGCGCATGCAATATCCTCAGATACCTTCTTATCAGGTAACTGAACACACTTATAAAATTCCGGCTGGTTGGATGATTGAGCAGTGTGGCTGGAAAGGCAAGGCTTTGGGCAAGGCTGGAGTGCATGACAAGCAGGCTTTGGTGTTAGTTAATCGTGGTGGTGCTTCTGGAAAGGATATTATCACACTATGCCATACCATTCAGCATGATGTGAAAGAACGTTTCGGGATAGAGATTAATCCGGAGGTGAATATACGATGA
- a CDS encoding DUF4348 domain-containing protein: MRKFTVAFSFIFILVTAFVSTTGCTGKKPTSTDSVEVDSTQADSTSADTLEALMTEQPLPKAADELFDDFFFNFAANRKLQRKRIHFPLPVYRDGKVVETIKKGEWKIDNFFMRQDFYTLIFDNAKQMQVVKDTTVSHVVVEKINLNAKTVKQYLFNRINGEWLLTSIDFKHMYKNTNASFLKFYNRFAADSAFQMQSVHDPLAFVGPDPDNDFSNTSGTLLPEQWPSFAPELPRELIYNIIYGQKYTESNQKIFVIRGIANGLETELTFKRHGGKWMLTKLSM; the protein is encoded by the coding sequence ATGAGAAAGTTTACGGTAGCTTTTAGTTTTATATTTATCTTGGTAACAGCTTTCGTTTCTACAACGGGCTGTACGGGTAAAAAGCCGACTTCAACAGATAGCGTAGAGGTTGATTCCACACAGGCTGACTCTACTTCTGCCGACACATTGGAAGCACTGATGACAGAGCAACCGCTGCCGAAAGCCGCAGATGAATTGTTTGATGACTTCTTCTTTAACTTTGCAGCAAACCGAAAACTGCAACGCAAACGCATTCATTTCCCGTTGCCGGTATATAGGGATGGAAAGGTTGTAGAGACCATCAAGAAAGGAGAGTGGAAGATAGACAACTTCTTTATGCGCCAGGATTTCTATACGTTGATATTTGATAATGCCAAGCAAATGCAGGTTGTCAAGGATACCACTGTCTCACATGTGGTCGTTGAAAAGATTAATCTGAATGCAAAGACCGTAAAGCAGTATCTCTTCAACAGGATTAATGGTGAATGGCTGTTGACTTCCATTGACTTCAAACACATGTATAAGAATACCAATGCCTCATTCTTGAAATTCTATAATCGCTTTGCAGCTGACTCCGCTTTTCAAATGCAGAGTGTGCATGATCCATTGGCTTTTGTCGGGCCTGATCCCGATAATGATTTCAGCAATACATCGGGAACACTGCTTCCTGAACAATGGCCTTCGTTTGCACCGGAGCTTCCTCGTGAACTGATTTATAATATTATCTATGGGCAGAAGTACACGGAAAGCAATCAGAAAATATTCGTTATTCGCGGTATTGCCAATGGTCTGGAAACCGAATTGACCTTTAAGCGGCACGGTGGAAAATGGATGTTGACAAAACTCTCAATGTAA
- the pheS gene encoding phenylalanine--tRNA ligase subunit alpha, translating into MLLEKIEELLKEVSSLTAKNAEDVERLRLKYLSKKGEINALMADFRNVAADQKKNIGIKINELKQTATDKINSLREELAEEKAQGDDIDLTRTAYPIRLGTRHPLTIVKNEIIEIFQRMGFVLADGPEIDDDKHVFTMLNFAADHPARDMQDTFFIEQSDPNDVTKNILLRSHTSGDQSHFMETHKPPFRILCPGRVYRNEAISARAHCFFHQVEGLYVDKNVSFTDLKQVLLTFAREMFGPDTKIRLRPSYFPFTEPSAEMDISCHICGGEGCGFCKHTGWVEILGCGMVDPNVLEACGIDSNEYTGYAFGMGVERITNLKYRVSDLRLFSENDTRFLKEFESAY; encoded by the coding sequence ATGCTTTTAGAGAAAATAGAAGAACTGCTAAAAGAAGTAAGCAGTTTGACTGCAAAGAATGCAGAGGACGTAGAACGGTTGCGTCTTAAATATCTTAGCAAGAAAGGTGAAATCAACGCTCTTATGGCTGATTTCCGCAACGTTGCAGCAGACCAGAAGAAGAATATCGGTATAAAAATCAATGAACTCAAGCAGACGGCAACCGACAAAATCAACAGTCTGAGGGAAGAACTTGCCGAAGAAAAGGCACAAGGGGATGACATAGACCTCACCCGCACAGCCTATCCTATCCGACTTGGAACGCGTCATCCGCTGACAATTGTCAAAAATGAAATCATCGAAATATTCCAACGCATGGGCTTTGTTCTGGCAGACGGCCCGGAGATTGACGATGACAAGCACGTTTTCACCATGCTGAACTTTGCAGCAGATCATCCTGCACGCGACATGCAAGACACTTTCTTCATTGAGCAAAGTGATCCAAATGACGTGACGAAAAACATCCTGCTGCGTTCGCATACCTCCGGAGACCAGTCGCATTTCATGGAGACTCACAAGCCTCCTTTCCGTATTCTGTGTCCCGGTCGTGTGTATCGTAATGAGGCTATCAGCGCCCGTGCACACTGCTTTTTCCACCAGGTTGAGGGACTTTATGTCGACAAAAACGTCAGCTTCACTGATTTGAAGCAGGTTCTGCTCACGTTTGCACGCGAAATGTTCGGCCCGGATACGAAGATACGTCTGCGTCCGAGCTACTTCCCTTTCACTGAACCGAGTGCAGAAATGGACATCTCATGCCACATCTGTGGCGGTGAAGGCTGTGGCTTCTGCAAGCATACCGGTTGGGTTGAGATACTCGGTTGCGGCATGGTTGACCCCAATGTGCTTGAAGCCTGCGGCATAGACAGCAATGAATATACGGGCTATGCTTTCGGTATGGGTGTCGAACGCATTACCAACCTCAAATACCGTGTCAGCGACCTACGCCTGTTTTCAGAGAACGACACACGTTTCCTGAAAGAGTTTGAGTCAGCATATTAA
- a CDS encoding glycoside hydrolase family 25 protein, which yields MMSTKRTTARRTTRTSHTKGRRKATRSRRTFLHRYPKWAVVLGAVGMIALYIWCFYYFFVSPTGFRWRALYGDAKYPAGYEIHGIDISHYQVDIDWGLLSNAMVNGCPVRFVIMKSTEGTGKLDETFYENYQSAGDYGFIRGAYHFWSNKSSARDQAYFFLKKVHLNDGDLPPVLDVEHKPKEQSVEDFQRDILTWLHIVEDKYHVKPIIYTYYKFKQSYLSAPVFDDYPYWIAHYYVEKIEYKGPWKFWQHTDAGRLPGIKGYVDLNIYNGSYYDLKQMTIGRKRW from the coding sequence ATGATGAGTACGAAACGAACTACAGCCCGAAGAACCACACGCACTTCGCATACGAAGGGTAGGCGAAAGGCTACCCGTTCGCGCCGTACTTTCCTGCATCGTTATCCCAAATGGGCTGTTGTTCTGGGTGCCGTAGGCATGATTGCACTCTACATCTGGTGTTTTTATTATTTCTTTGTCAGTCCGACAGGTTTCAGATGGCGTGCGCTTTATGGAGATGCCAAATACCCTGCAGGCTATGAAATCCATGGCATAGACATTTCCCATTATCAGGTAGATATTGATTGGGGACTGCTTTCCAATGCAATGGTTAACGGGTGTCCGGTGCGCTTTGTCATTATGAAGAGCACTGAAGGAACGGGTAAGCTCGATGAGACTTTCTATGAAAACTATCAGAGTGCAGGTGATTATGGCTTCATTCGAGGGGCATATCATTTCTGGAGTAATAAGTCATCGGCCCGCGACCAGGCTTACTTTTTCCTGAAGAAGGTTCATCTTAACGACGGCGATCTTCCTCCTGTGCTTGATGTGGAGCATAAGCCTAAGGAGCAAAGTGTGGAGGATTTCCAACGCGATATATTGACTTGGCTTCATATTGTCGAGGATAAATACCATGTGAAGCCAATCATCTACACCTATTATAAATTCAAGCAGAGCTACTTGTCTGCTCCTGTTTTCGACGATTATCCCTATTGGATAGCACATTACTATGTTGAGAAAATAGAATATAAAGGCCCGTGGAAGTTCTGGCAGCATACGGATGCAGGGCGTTTGCCAGGCATAAAAGGCTATGTGGACTTGAATATATACAACGGAAGTTATTATGATCTCAAGCAGATGACCATTGGACGTAAAAGGTGGTGA
- a CDS encoding diphosphate--fructose-6-phosphate 1-phosphotransferase, which yields MEISALQKERAAYQPKLPKALQGAVKIVEGAPTKSVDNQEEIKKLFPNTYGMPLIEFVPGEENNTKRINIGVILSGGQAPGGHNVISGLFDAVKKLNSENRLYGFLMGPGGLVDHKYIEITADFIDQYRNTGGFDMIGSGRTKLEKEDQFEKGLEIIRKLDISAIVIIGGDDSNTNACVLAEYYAAKKYGVQVIGCPKTIDGDLKNDQIETSFGFDTATKTYSELIGNIERDCNSARKYWHFVKLMGRSASHIALECALQTQPNICLISEEIEAKDMTLNAVVENIAKAVAHRAEQGNNFGVVLIPEGLIEFIPAIGRLIQELNDLLAAHGADYKDLDKDAQREYILSHLSKENAATFETLPEGVARQLSLDRDPHGNVQVSLIETEKLLSEMVAAKLAKWAKEGKYNGTFAAQHHFFGYEGRCAAPSNFDADYCYALGTSAAQLVANGKTGYMAIVKNTTAKTDEWRAGGVPITMMMNMEKRNGEMKPVIRKALVELDGKPFKTFAAKRDEWAMNTEYVYPGPIQYWGPAEVCDQPTKTLVLEQE from the coding sequence ATGGAAATTAGTGCATTGCAGAAAGAAAGAGCTGCTTATCAGCCAAAGCTACCTAAGGCTCTTCAAGGTGCAGTAAAGATTGTAGAGGGTGCTCCCACAAAGAGTGTTGACAATCAAGAAGAAATCAAAAAGCTGTTCCCTAACACCTATGGTATGCCTCTGATAGAGTTCGTGCCGGGTGAGGAAAACAACACCAAGAGAATTAATATTGGTGTTATTCTCTCCGGAGGTCAGGCTCCCGGTGGACACAATGTCATCAGTGGATTGTTTGATGCTGTCAAAAAGCTGAATTCGGAGAACCGTCTTTATGGCTTCCTGATGGGGCCAGGCGGTCTTGTTGACCATAAATATATTGAGATTACAGCCGATTTTATTGACCAATATCGCAACACCGGTGGCTTCGACATGATTGGTTCGGGGCGTACAAAGCTTGAGAAAGAAGATCAATTCGAAAAGGGTCTTGAGATTATCCGTAAGTTGGATATCTCGGCTATTGTTATCATCGGTGGTGATGATTCCAATACCAATGCCTGTGTTCTGGCTGAATATTATGCAGCTAAGAAGTATGGTGTTCAGGTTATCGGCTGCCCTAAGACCATTGATGGCGACTTGAAGAACGACCAGATTGAGACTTCTTTCGGTTTCGATACGGCAACAAAGACCTATTCTGAGCTTATCGGCAACATTGAGCGCGACTGTAATTCAGCCCGCAAATATTGGCACTTCGTCAAACTGATGGGCCGTTCTGCATCTCATATTGCACTTGAATGTGCACTCCAGACTCAACCGAACATCTGTCTCATTTCAGAGGAAATCGAAGCAAAGGACATGACACTCAATGCGGTTGTAGAGAATATAGCCAAGGCTGTTGCTCATCGCGCAGAGCAGGGAAACAACTTCGGTGTTGTCTTGATCCCTGAAGGTCTGATAGAGTTTATTCCTGCCATAGGTCGCCTGATTCAAGAACTGAACGACCTTCTTGCTGCACATGGTGCTGATTATAAAGACCTTGACAAGGATGCTCAGCGTGAATATATCCTCTCACATCTGTCAAAAGAGAATGCCGCTACGTTTGAGACGCTGCCCGAAGGCGTTGCCCGCCAGTTGAGTCTTGACCGTGATCCTCACGGAAACGTACAGGTTTCACTGATTGAAACAGAGAAACTGCTCTCTGAAATGGTTGCTGCCAAGCTCGCAAAATGGGCCAAGGAGGGTAAGTACAACGGTACTTTTGCTGCTCAACATCACTTCTTCGGTTACGAAGGTCGTTGTGCTGCTCCATCCAACTTTGATGCAGACTACTGCTACGCTTTAGGTACAAGTGCGGCTCAGCTCGTTGCAAACGGCAAGACCGGTTACATGGCAATCGTCAAGAACACCACTGCCAAGACCGATGAATGGAGAGCCGGTGGTGTGCCAATCACAATGATGATGAACATGGAGAAGCGCAATGGGGAGATGAAACCTGTTATCCGCAAGGCACTTGTTGAGCTTGATGGCAAGCCATTCAAGACTTTTGCTGCCAAGCGTGATGAGTGGGCTATGAACACGGAATACGTTTACCCGGGCCCAATTCAGTATTGGGGACCTGCTGAGGTTTGCGACCAGCCTACCAAGACTTTGGTTCTCGAACAGGAATAA
- a CDS encoding 1-acyl-sn-glycerol-3-phosphate acyltransferase, producing MIRTFCNWLLYKKMGWTKEITVAHPDKFIICLAPHTSNWDFLIGQLYTKAEGLKTNFLMKKEWFFWPLGVIFKRLGGIPVWRSKHTSMTDNLAETAAKKTSFKLCITPEGTRSPNADWKKGFYFIALKAGIPILLYGVDYEKKKITCTESFIPSGNIDEDMPKIKAYFKEFKGKKPENFAY from the coding sequence ATGATTAGAACATTCTGCAACTGGCTACTTTATAAGAAAATGGGATGGACTAAGGAGATTACTGTAGCTCATCCAGACAAATTTATCATTTGCCTTGCACCACATACGAGCAATTGGGACTTCCTCATCGGGCAGCTTTACACAAAGGCGGAAGGCCTAAAGACAAACTTTCTGATGAAGAAAGAGTGGTTCTTCTGGCCTTTGGGAGTTATCTTTAAGAGGTTGGGGGGAATTCCTGTATGGAGATCCAAACACACAAGTATGACCGACAATCTGGCTGAAACAGCTGCAAAGAAAACTTCTTTCAAGCTATGCATCACCCCGGAGGGTACTCGTTCTCCTAATGCAGACTGGAAAAAAGGGTTCTATTTCATTGCCTTGAAAGCTGGTATTCCTATTCTTTTATATGGTGTAGACTATGAGAAGAAGAAAATAACATGCACAGAAAGCTTTATACCTTCGGGCAACATTGATGAAGATATGCCGAAGATAAAAGCTTATTTCAAAGAGTTTAAAGGCAAAAAGCCTGAAAACTTTGCATACTAA
- a CDS encoding YgiQ family radical SAM protein: MNSEQYKLTDFLPTTKKECELRGWGELDVILFSGDAYIDHPSFGVAVVGRSLEAAGYRVAIVPQPDWHGDYRDFKKLGRPRLFFGISPGCMDSMVNKYTANRRLRSIDEYSPDGRHDCRPEYPTIVYSQILKKLYPDVPVALGGIEASMRRLTHYDYWQDKLRRCILCDSGADIILYGSGTKSIIQLCKELEAGLPINCIHNIPQTVYLAKEQDIEGGIMEDDIVLHSHEQCLQNKKAEAENYRHIEEESNKIHAQRLLQQVGNMYAVVNPPYPTMTTEELDAIFDLPYTRLPHPKYKGKKLPAYEMIKFSINMHQGCFGGCAFCTISAHQGKFVACRSKKSIVNEAKKITQMPDFKGYLSDLGGPSANMYGMHGRNLKACERCKRPSCINPQICPNLDTDHTKLLDIYHAVDALPGIKKSFIGSGVRYDLLLHKGKDEKANASTRQYTRELIENHVSGRLKIAPEHTQESVLKLMRKPSFLQFYEFKRIFDHINKEAGLKQQIIPYFISSHPGCHEEDMAELAVITKDLDFHLEQVQDFTPTPMTISTETWYTGYDPYTLEPVYSAKTPREKLAQRQFFFWYKPEERKNIERELKRIGREDLIKRLFPKGASFNKGYQRETRYSDRPVGSTYNTVPNNGNKARRTGKNNKSHAAEEVQQGGHSKGKTKRSFNPNFSKNNHKHR, encoded by the coding sequence TTGAATTCAGAGCAATACAAACTGACAGATTTCCTCCCGACAACCAAGAAAGAATGCGAACTGAGAGGTTGGGGTGAACTTGATGTTATCCTCTTTTCGGGCGATGCCTATATCGATCACCCTTCATTTGGAGTTGCAGTCGTAGGACGTTCTCTCGAAGCAGCAGGCTATCGTGTGGCCATTGTACCACAACCGGATTGGCATGGTGATTATCGTGATTTCAAGAAGTTGGGGCGTCCACGGTTGTTCTTTGGCATTTCTCCTGGCTGCATGGATTCCATGGTTAATAAATACACAGCCAACCGACGCCTGCGTTCTATCGACGAATACAGCCCAGACGGTCGACATGATTGCCGTCCGGAGTATCCAACCATCGTATACTCCCAGATACTAAAGAAACTTTATCCCGATGTACCTGTGGCTTTAGGAGGCATTGAAGCTTCAATGCGTCGACTGACACATTATGACTATTGGCAGGATAAACTGCGTCGTTGTATTCTTTGTGACAGCGGGGCAGATATCATCTTATATGGCTCGGGAACAAAATCTATCATTCAACTTTGTAAAGAATTAGAAGCAGGACTACCCATAAATTGTATCCATAATATCCCACAGACGGTGTATCTTGCAAAAGAACAAGATATTGAAGGCGGTATCATGGAGGATGACATTGTGCTCCATTCTCATGAACAATGTCTGCAAAACAAGAAAGCAGAAGCTGAAAATTATCGTCATATAGAGGAAGAATCCAATAAGATACATGCCCAGCGACTATTGCAACAAGTCGGCAATATGTATGCCGTTGTCAATCCCCCCTACCCAACCATGACAACAGAAGAATTGGATGCAATCTTTGATTTGCCTTATACGCGACTGCCACATCCTAAATATAAAGGAAAGAAACTACCTGCCTATGAGATGATTAAGTTTTCCATCAACATGCATCAAGGCTGTTTTGGAGGCTGCGCTTTCTGTACAATATCTGCCCACCAGGGTAAATTCGTGGCATGCAGAAGCAAGAAGAGTATCGTCAATGAGGCCAAGAAAATAACACAAATGCCTGATTTCAAAGGCTATCTTTCTGACTTAGGCGGCCCTTCTGCAAATATGTACGGCATGCATGGGCGCAACCTTAAGGCCTGTGAACGCTGCAAACGTCCTTCATGTATTAATCCGCAGATTTGTCCTAACCTTGATACTGATCATACAAAACTGCTTGATATCTATCACGCTGTTGATGCCTTGCCCGGTATAAAGAAAAGTTTCATTGGCAGCGGTGTACGTTATGACCTGCTCTTACATAAAGGTAAAGACGAAAAAGCCAATGCTTCTACCCGCCAATATACGCGTGAACTTATTGAAAATCATGTCAGCGGGCGCTTGAAAATAGCTCCGGAGCACACCCAGGAGAGCGTATTGAAATTGATGCGTAAGCCCTCTTTCTTACAATTCTATGAGTTCAAGCGTATCTTTGATCATATCAACAAGGAAGCCGGTCTCAAGCAACAGATTATCCCTTACTTTATCAGTTCTCATCCAGGATGCCACGAAGAAGACATGGCCGAGCTTGCCGTGATAACAAAAGACCTTGACTTTCACCTGGAACAGGTGCAGGATTTTACACCAACCCCAATGACCATATCCACTGAAACATGGTATACGGGCTACGATCCTTACACTCTTGAACCTGTTTACAGTGCAAAGACGCCACGAGAGAAGCTTGCACAAAGACAATTCTTCTTCTGGTATAAGCCCGAAGAACGCAAGAATATTGAGCGAGAGTTGAAGCGCATCGGACGTGAAGACCTTATCAAACGCCTCTTTCCCAAGGGTGCATCATTCAATAAAGGTTATCAACGCGAAACCAGATATAGCGACCGTCCTGTTGGCAGTACATACAACACAGTTCCCAACAATGGGAATAAAGCAAGGCGCACAGGCAAAAACAACAAATCACACGCAGCCGAAGAAGTGCAGCAAGGTGGCCACTCCAAAGGGAAAACAAAGAGGAGTTTCAATCCCAACTTCAGCAAAAACAATCATAAACACAGATAG